The Martelella sp. AD-3 genome includes a region encoding these proteins:
- the prfB gene encoding peptide chain release factor 2 (programmed frameshift), which yields MRAEIEGVVDEIKQAVTLLRRHLDWDQAIKRLDWLNNKAEDPDIWNDASEAQKLMRERQLLDDGISSVRRIETELSDGIELIELGEEEGDDEVVKDAEESLKKLLAEAERQQVEAMLSGEADSNDTYLEVHSGAGGTESQDWANMLLRMYIRWAERQGFKVEVMEVHDGEEAGIKSATIHVKGHNAYGWLKTESGVHRLVRISPYDSNARRHTSFSSVWVYPVIDDSIDIEVNESDCRIDTYRSSGAGGQHVNTTDSAVRITHIPTGIVVQCQQERSQHKNRAKAWDMLRARLYEAELQKREEAANQEAASKTDIGWGHQIRSYVLQPYQLVKDLRTGVESTSPSDVLDGALSPFMEAALAHRIEGGAGAAVEDID from the exons ATGCGAGCGGAAATCGAAGGCGTTGTCGACGAAATCAAGCAGGCCGTAACCCTGCTGAGGAGGCATCTT GACTGGGATCAGGCAATCAAACGGCTGGACTGGCTGAACAACAAGGCCGAAGATCCCGATATCTGGAACGACGCGAGCGAGGCGCAGAAGCTGATGCGCGAGCGCCAGCTTCTGGATGACGGCATTTCCTCCGTGCGCCGCATCGAGACGGAGCTTTCCGACGGCATCGAGCTGATCGAGCTCGGCGAGGAGGAAGGCGACGACGAGGTGGTGAAAGACGCCGAGGAAAGCCTGAAGAAGCTTCTGGCTGAAGCCGAGCGCCAGCAGGTCGAGGCCATGCTTTCCGGCGAGGCGGATTCCAACGACACTTATCTCGAAGTCCATTCCGGCGCCGGCGGCACGGAAAGCCAGGACTGGGCCAACATGCTTTTGCGCATGTATATCCGCTGGGCCGAACGCCAGGGCTTCAAGGTCGAGGTGATGGAAGTTCATGACGGGGAGGAGGCCGGCATCAAGTCGGCGACCATCCACGTCAAGGGGCACAACGCCTATGGCTGGCTGAAGACCGAATCGGGCGTTCACCGCCTGGTCCGCATCTCGCCCTATGACAGCAATGCCCGCCGCCATACCTCGTTCTCCTCGGTCTGGGTCTATCCCGTGATCGATGATTCGATCGATATCGAGGTCAATGAGAGCGACTGCCGGATCGATACCTATCGTTCATCCGGCGCGGGCGGCCAGCACGTCAATACCACGGACTCGGCGGTGCGCATCACCCACATCCCGACCGGGATCGTGGTCCAGTGCCAGCAGGAGCGTTCCCAGCACAAGAACCGGGCCAAGGCCTGGGACATGCTGCGCGCCCGCCTCTACGAGGCGGAACTGCAGAAGCGCGAGGAAGCAGCCAACCAGGAAGCGGCCTCCAAGACGGATATCGGCTGGGGTCACCAGATCCGTTCCTACGTTCTCCAGCCCTATCAGCTGGTGAAGGATCTGAGGACCGGCGTGGAAAGCACGTCGCCGTCCGATGTTCTCGACGGGGCGCTGAGCCCGTTCATGGAGGCGGCTCTTGCCCACCGCATCGAGGGCGGGGCGGGTGCCGCCGTCGAGGATATCGACTGA